GCCGTCCAGATCAGCTCGGAGCCGTAGAGATGCGCCAGGGTGCCGCCAATGCCGCCGTGACTGCTGCCCAGGTCGCGACCAAAGTCTTCGGTACTGAGCGGCGTCAGTGTCTGCACGGTGCGCTCGGTCGCCCAGGCATGGTAGTCGAGCAGGGTCAGGAGTTCGTCCATGCTGCCAAGTTTGGGCTTTTCCCACGCCCCACGCACTGCTTCCCAATTCACCGTATCAACTCACAAACGCTCGCGCCCAGAATCAGTATTCTAATTTGCTTCGCGTTCTCTTCCGTCTCAAGGCGAAAGCAACGAACGCCCGAAAACGCGCACACTCAACCACTGAGGGCAACAAGCGCATCATATCGGCGCACATCCGGCACGACTCCGCTGGACGCGCGACACCGCAAAGGAGAGTCAGTTATGCATAAAGTCGCCATTGTGGGCCGCCCCAACGTGGGCAAGTCCAGCCTGTTCAACCGCCTGGTGGGCCGCCGCGAGGCCGTCGTCGCCGACTTCCCTGGAGTTACCCGCGACGCCAAGGAAGGCCTGATGATGTACCAGAACCACCGCATCATTTTGATTGATACGGGCGGGTTGTGGAGTGGGGACGAGTGGGAGCAGGCCATCCGTGAGAAGGCCGAGTGGGCCATGGAGGGCGCGCAGAGCGTCGTCTTCGTGACCGACCCGCGCGAAGGCCTGACCACCGCCGACTACGAGGTGGCCGACTGGCTGCGCAAGCTCGGCAAGCCGGTCATCGTGGCCGCCAACAAGATCGACTCGCCCAAGCACGAGACCTACCTGGCCGAACTGTGGGGCCTGGGCTTCGGCGACCCGGTGGCGCTGAGCGCCGAGCACGCACGCGGCCTGGACGATCTGCTTGACCGGGTCATGGAACACATGCCCGCAGACACCGAGGACGTGCCGGATATCGCACCGATTCGGATCAGCTTCATCGGACGGCCCAACGTGGGCAAATCGAGCCTGCTCAACGCCCTGACCGGCTCGGAGCGGGTCATCGTGGCCGACCAGCCCGGTACCACCCGCGACTCGGTGGACGTGGAGTGGGACTACGCCGGGCAGCGCTTCGTGCTGGTCGATACGGCGGGCATCCGCAAGCGGCCCGATACCAGCATCGAGGAGTACGCCATCGAGCGCTCCAAGACCGCCATCGAGCGCAGCGACGTGATCTGGCTGGTGGTCAACGCCGACGCCATCGGTGACCACGAACTCAAGCTCGCCAACCTGGCGTATGACAGCGGCAAGCCGGTCATCGTGGTGGTCAACAAGTGGGACCTGATTCCCGACGAGGACCTTAAATCCACCGAGCGCGAACTCAACGAGAAGCTGCATCACATCTCCTACGCGCCGCGCGTCTACACCTCGGCCATTAACGAGTACGGCATTCACGACATGCTGGCCGAGGCCATGAAGCTCTACGAGAAGTGGCAGAGCCGCGTACCGACCAGCGAACTCAACCGCTGGCTGGGCATCTGGACCATGAAGCAGCGCGTGCCGAACTTCCACGGCAAGCCCCTGCGGATGTACTTCATGACCCAGGTCGAAACCGCGCCGCCGACCTTCGCCATGTTCTGCAACCGCGCCGAGTTCGTGACGCGGGCCTACGAGGGCTACCTGATGAACCGCATCCGCGAGGATCTGGGCATGGCCGGGGTGCCGGTGCGCCTCAAGTGGAAAGAAAAGGGACCGTACAAGCGCGGTAAGAAAGGCGAGGACGAGAACGAGGAATAACGTTTCAGCACTTCTCAAGGCAGGGCGGGCGTGGAGACCAGATTCACGCCCGCCCTGTTTCATACCGACTTCACCTGCCCGGCCCATCCTTCCGCATGACCTCGACCTCTGTCCGCAAGACGGCGCTGCTGGCCGCCACCTTCGTCCTCGCCGCCGGGCCGCTCAGCACCGGGCATGCCCTGCTGGACAAGACCCGCTTCGTCGCGCACCTGGGCGCGGCCTACTTCGCCTTTCACCACTGGGTCTGGTCGCCCTACCGCAGCGGGCAGTTCGCTTCCGGTGCGGCGGGACGCACTGCCAAGCTGGTCAAGGGCGGCGCGGCGCTGCTGTTTGCCGCCCACGAGGTCAACGTGGCCGAGAAGGTGGCGCGGAATAGTAAGGACCCGCTGCTGAAAAAGCTGGACGGCAGCCTGGTGAAATTGCAGGGATCGTTCGCCAACGTGGGCGGCGACCTCAAGAAAGGCAAATTCAGCGAGGCCGATCTGCAAAACCTCAACACCAGTGCCGATCAGCTCAGCAGCGCCTCGGCAGCGAATGGACAGCCGATCAGGGAGATCGCCGCGCCGATTCCGGGGTTGTAACTTCTGGAGCTGCCCTCTGGCCTCCTGCGTCAGGCCGGGGTGCGGGGCCGCCCTCGGCCTGATCCTTGCCTTTCCCGGCGTAACGGGCCAGAAAGTCGTCCAGGCCCATGATGCTCAGACGGGCACTGGGAGCCTTTCTGGCGGTGCCGTAGGCGCGGCGCAGCAGCGTACCCCAGCGGGTCAGCCGCCGGGTCTCGGCGGGCGGCAGGTCATGGGACTCGAAGCCGAACATGGACGCCAGCGAGGTCAGCGTGCCGAGCGTGTAAATGGCCTCGGCGTCACGCCAGTCGGGGCGGCGCACGATCTCGTCGGCCAGCCACGGCAGATCCCAGGCGATGGCCCGGCGCATGCCGCGCTTGACGCCGAAATCCACCATGTGATCGCTCCGGACGTGCAGATCGAGCACCTTCGCGCCCTTTGCCACGACCTGCCCGCTCCTGAGGAGCATCGGCCCCGAGGACAGGCGGAGCACGCCCACCCGGAAAGCATTATCGGCCCGCCCCGACACTGGCCCGATCTGGCCCAGGCGGTCAAACACCTGATCGGTCAGTCGCGAGAGGCGGCGCGGCAGGTCGGCCCGGCCCAGCGGCGCGAGACCCGGCAAGGTGGCGAGCGTGTGAAAAGTGTAGCCGCGCCCGGCGAGTTCAGCCAGCAGGCCAGGCACGGCAAGCACGGTGTTGACCGCGCCGGGGCCAGCGTCGTGCATCACGATCACCGCGCCGGGATGGGCCAGTGCCAGCACCCGCCCGGTCACCGATTGGGGCGTGGACGCCGGATGCCAGTCACGGGCCTCGACGCTCCAGTGCACACCCTCCAGCCCGGCCCAGCGCTGGCCGATCAGCGTGGCGAGGCGGTACGCGCCGTGCGGCGGGCGGTGCAGACTCGGGCGCGTTCCGGTGACGCGGGCAAGTCGCGCCGCGCCAAGCAGAGGATCAAGCAGCGCCCCCCAGGGACTCCGCAGCCAGGGATGCACGTGCTTGACGGCGTGCAGTTCAATCTGGTGGCCTTCACGCTGCATCCGGGCGATCAGTTCAGGGTGGGCCTCGGCTTGCCCCACCAGCACGAAGAAGGTGGCCTTTGCGCCCACCGCTGCCAGGGCGTCCAGCACGGCAGGCGTGGTCAGCGGATCGGGGCCGTCGTCGAAGGTGAGGGCCAGGTCGTAGTGGTGGCGGCGGCCCTCGCGCCGTAGACCCAGTCCCAGCGTCTGCACCAGCAGGTACGGCACGCCAATGCTGGCGGTGAGGGTGAGTGCGCTCAGTCCCAGCCACCCTTTCCAGCCCAGCCGGGCAACCCGCTTCAACCCTGCCTGCTTCAACCCTGCGCCTGCCCGGCCTGCCGCTGCTCGAAGGCGCTCAGGATGGCCCGCGCCGCCCGGTTGGCCGCGTCCGGCACGCTCAGACTGACGGCCCCAGCGCTCAGGCGGGCGTGTTCCTGCGGCTCCAGAGCGCGCAGGACTGCCGGACATACCTCGGCCAGTTGGCGGGTCCAGATGGCCGCGTGGCCACGAACCAGATAATCGGCATTGTACTCCTCCTGGCCGGGAATCGGGTCGTAGATGACCATCGGCACACCCAGGGTGGTCGCCTCGGCCACCGTCAGGCCGCCTGCCTTGCCCACCACCAGATCGGAGGCGGCCAGCAGTTCGGGAAAGTCGTTGGTAAAGCCCAGGCGGTGAATGGTGGCCCCGCCCAGGTGCTGCACGGCACGGCCCGCCTCCTGACCGCCGCCCAGCACCAGCACCTGCACCGGGCGGCCCAGCGCGCCGAGTTCATGCAGCACTTTCTCCAGGCTGCGGTAGGTACTCTGCCCGCCGCCCGACATTAGCAGCAGCGGCACATCTGGCAGCAGGCCGCGCCCCCGACGCAAGGCCGCCTTATCCGCGCCGATCAGCTCGCGGTAGCGCGGGTGAATCGGAATACCGGTGACGACGACCCGTTTTTCGGGGATGCCGCGCTCGACCATCTGCCGCCCAGTTTCGGGGGTGGGCACCAGTAACAGATCGGCCTCGGGGCGCACCCAGTGCTGATGCACCCGGTAATCCGTGACGACCAGTACGTTCAGAAAGTCGAGATGTTCGCGCTCGCGCAGGTGGCCCGCCACGGCCGCCGGGGTGGGGTACGAGCTGACCACCACCTGCGGCTGGTAACTCAGCAGCTCGCGCCTGAGGCCTTGTCGCCCCATCCATTTGTAGGTGTCGCGGATGGTTTTCGGCTCGGTTTCACGGTCCGTGAAGCGGTAGTACCAGCGGTAGGTTTCAGGACTGTGGCGCAGCCAGGCCAGGTAGGTGCCCAGCACGATGCTGCGCTCGTAGGTTCGCAGGTGGCGCAGAAAATCGGTCTGGCGGGCCTCGGTGGCAGGCTGAAGATCGTGCAGCGCCGCGCCCACCGCCTCGTTGGCCTGATGGTGTCCACTGCCGAACGACGCCGAGAGAATCAGCGCTCGCACGGCACTCAGGCCCGCCTCAGCAGCCACAGACCCGTGAAGAAGAACACCAGGTTGGCCAGCCATACGCCCACCTCGCTGAGCGCCACATTCTGGCCTGCAATGGTGAGGCCCACGAAAAACAGCAGGTAATAGATCAGCGAAATCAAGAGCGCGCTGCCCAGCGCCACCCCCAGGCTGCGCCCGAAGCGCAGGGCGAACGGCAGGGCCACCAGTGCCAGCACCAGATTGCCGAACGGCAGCGAGAGCTTGCGGTTGAGGGTCAGCCGCGCCGCGTTGCGCTCGGCCTGCGGCACGTTGGGAGCGGTCAGCGAGGTGATCAGCTGCGGCCAGCCCTGGGCGTCCGCGCCGATGACGTCGGCGTACTTGGCCAGCGTCTCGGCCCGCGACAGCCCGGTATCGAGAGTCAGTACGGCATTGGGATCGCTCGATGCCTGCACTGCCGGAAACACCGCCTGCACAGCGGCGCGAAGGGCTGCTGGATCACTGTCGGGTACCGCGCCCAGCGCCTGCACCCCGGCATAGTCGACGGTGTAGATCTGGTAATTTTTCAGCTTGATCTCGTTGCCGGTGAACGTGCCGCTCTGGGCAAAGATGATGGTGCCCTGCTGGGCATTGCCGGGCGACCACTGCTCAATGCGCACGCCGTTCATCTGCTGGGTCCTGGTGTCGTAACTGCCGGGGCTGAGCAGCAGCCGGTTACCGAGGTCGAGCGTCTTGCCGCTGAGGGTGCTCAGGCCCGCGCCGGTCAGGGCGTCCCAGTAGAGGCTGCGGGTGGCGACGTTGGCGACGGGCGCGGCCCACAGCGAGAGCCACACCGACAGCGCCGTGACGATCAGCGCGATGACGGCTGCCGGGCGGGCCATGCGCCCCAGCGAGATCCCGCCGGACTGCACCGCCACCAGCTCCCGCTCGGTGGCCATGCGCCCGAAGGCCACCACCACCATCAGGACGACGGCCATCGGCAGGATCTTGACCAGGGTATCGGGCACCTGATAGCCGATCCAGCGCATGATCAGGCCAACTGGCGCGCCGACGATGAACTGCGAACTGATGAAAAAGTACCCGAAACTCAGCACGGCGGTAAACATCAGGATACCAGCCAGCAGGGGGGGAAACAGCTCACGGGTGACGTAGCGGGTAAGACGCATCGGCTCTACTCGGTGTCCCTCGGCTGAAGCGTGGCGTCATCGGGGGTGGGGGCGTCAGGGGCTACTCTGGGCGCAGGCGGCACGGCGAACAGGATCTCGGCCTCGGCCACCACCACCCCGTCCACCTCAGCGCGGCAAACGGTCTTGCCCAGGCCCCGGCGCACGAAATCGAGCCGGGCATGCAGGTGCAGTTGGTCGCCCGGCACCACCTTGCGCTTGAAACGCGCTTTCTCGACACCCGCCAGATACGCGACGGTGCCCTCCTCCAGCGGCAGACAGAACATGCTGGCCTGCGCCAGCGCCTCGATGATCAGCACGCCGGGCATCACCGGCTCGCCGGGAAAGTGCCCGGCAAAAAACGGCTCGCCGATGCTGACATTCTTCAGGGCGTGGGCCACACCGCCGCCGCGCGAAAGAACGCGGTCCACCAGAATGAACGGAAAACGGTGCGGCAGGATCTTCAGAATGTCCTGAATCCCCAGGGCGACGCGCGGCTCGGGGGCAGGGGCAGGGTGGGCGTCGGTCATGCTCGTCTCTTCTCCTCATGGCGGGGGGGCCAGTTCGGGCCGTTTTGCGGCCCTTCAACCGGCGCACCCCACCCAGCCTGCGTATGCTAACACGTGGGTTTGCCGAAACTACGGCCAGGATCAGCCCACCGTATCCTGGCCACAGCCGCCGCCGCTGGAGTATTCTGGTGCCCGAATCATTAGCCATGACACGACGCCGCGCGCAGAGAGCCGCGCCGTCTCCGAGGAGAGCGCATGAACATCAGCGAAAACAAAGTCGTCGAAATCGAATACACCCTGACCGTCAACGGCGAGGTCGTTGATCAGAGCGAGAGCGGCGAGCCGCTGACCTACTTGCAGGGCCACGGCAACATCATTCCGGGCCTGGAAAAAGCCCTGGACGGAAAG
This portion of the Deinococcus rubellus genome encodes:
- the der gene encoding ribosome biogenesis GTPase Der — protein: MHKVAIVGRPNVGKSSLFNRLVGRREAVVADFPGVTRDAKEGLMMYQNHRIILIDTGGLWSGDEWEQAIREKAEWAMEGAQSVVFVTDPREGLTTADYEVADWLRKLGKPVIVAANKIDSPKHETYLAELWGLGFGDPVALSAEHARGLDDLLDRVMEHMPADTEDVPDIAPIRISFIGRPNVGKSSLLNALTGSERVIVADQPGTTRDSVDVEWDYAGQRFVLVDTAGIRKRPDTSIEEYAIERSKTAIERSDVIWLVVNADAIGDHELKLANLAYDSGKPVIVVVNKWDLIPDEDLKSTERELNEKLHHISYAPRVYTSAINEYGIHDMLAEAMKLYEKWQSRVPTSELNRWLGIWTMKQRVPNFHGKPLRMYFMTQVETAPPTFAMFCNRAEFVTRAYEGYLMNRIREDLGMAGVPVRLKWKEKGPYKRGKKGEDENEE
- a CDS encoding polysaccharide deacetylase family protein, whose amino-acid sequence is MKRVARLGWKGWLGLSALTLTASIGVPYLLVQTLGLGLRREGRRHHYDLALTFDDGPDPLTTPAVLDALAAVGAKATFFVLVGQAEAHPELIARMQREGHQIELHAVKHVHPWLRSPWGALLDPLLGAARLARVTGTRPSLHRPPHGAYRLATLIGQRWAGLEGVHWSVEARDWHPASTPQSVTGRVLALAHPGAVIVMHDAGPGAVNTVLAVPGLLAELAGRGYTFHTLATLPGLAPLGRADLPRRLSRLTDQVFDRLGQIGPVSGRADNAFRVGVLRLSSGPMLLRSGQVVAKGAKVLDLHVRSDHMVDFGVKRGMRRAIAWDLPWLADEIVRRPDWRDAEAIYTLGTLTSLASMFGFESHDLPPAETRRLTRWGTLLRRAYGTARKAPSARLSIMGLDDFLARYAGKGKDQAEGGPAPRPDAGGQRAAPEVTTPESARRSP
- a CDS encoding MGDG synthase family glycosyltransferase, with the translated sequence MRALILSASFGSGHHQANEAVGAALHDLQPATEARQTDFLRHLRTYERSIVLGTYLAWLRHSPETYRWYYRFTDRETEPKTIRDTYKWMGRQGLRRELLSYQPQVVVSSYPTPAAVAGHLREREHLDFLNVLVVTDYRVHQHWVRPEADLLLVPTPETGRQMVERGIPEKRVVVTGIPIHPRYRELIGADKAALRRGRGLLPDVPLLLMSGGGQSTYRSLEKVLHELGALGRPVQVLVLGGGQEAGRAVQHLGGATIHRLGFTNDFPELLAASDLVVGKAGGLTVAEATTLGVPMVIYDPIPGQEEYNADYLVRGHAAIWTRQLAEVCPAVLRALEPQEHARLSAGAVSLSVPDAANRAARAILSAFEQRQAGQAQG
- a CDS encoding LptF/LptG family permease; protein product: MRLTRYVTRELFPPLLAGILMFTAVLSFGYFFISSQFIVGAPVGLIMRWIGYQVPDTLVKILPMAVVLMVVVAFGRMATERELVAVQSGGISLGRMARPAAVIALIVTALSVWLSLWAAPVANVATRSLYWDALTGAGLSTLSGKTLDLGNRLLLSPGSYDTRTQQMNGVRIEQWSPGNAQQGTIIFAQSGTFTGNEIKLKNYQIYTVDYAGVQALGAVPDSDPAALRAAVQAVFPAVQASSDPNAVLTLDTGLSRAETLAKYADVIGADAQGWPQLITSLTAPNVPQAERNAARLTLNRKLSLPFGNLVLALVALPFALRFGRSLGVALGSALLISLIYYLLFFVGLTIAGQNVALSEVGVWLANLVFFFTGLWLLRRA
- the fabZ gene encoding 3-hydroxyacyl-ACP dehydratase FabZ, whose product is MTDAHPAPAPEPRVALGIQDILKILPHRFPFILVDRVLSRGGGVAHALKNVSIGEPFFAGHFPGEPVMPGVLIIEALAQASMFCLPLEEGTVAYLAGVEKARFKRKVVPGDQLHLHARLDFVRRGLGKTVCRAEVDGVVVAEAEILFAVPPAPRVAPDAPTPDDATLQPRDTE